In Procambarus clarkii isolate CNS0578487 chromosome 36, FALCON_Pclarkii_2.0, whole genome shotgun sequence, one DNA window encodes the following:
- the LOC138371551 gene encoding uncharacterized protein has translation MKGEEEKKGLSKQEDGLVKVRHQSDQSTPPVRSKYATSQIKVRHQSDQSTPPVRSKYVTSQFKVRHQSDQSTPPVRSKYATSQIKVRHQSDQSTPPVRSKYVSSQIKVRHQSDQSTSPVSSKYATSQFKVRHQSGQSTPPVSSKYATSQIKVRHQSGQSTPPVSSKYATSQIKVRLQSVQSTPPVSSKYTSSQFKVRHQSVQSTPPVSSKYTSSQFKVCLQSVQSTPPVSSKYASSQFKVRLQSVQSTPPVSPKYASSQIKVRIQSPPVSSLFASSQFKVLTGGYESLEAPMLPRRELRMQQALPLWIATLRR, from the exons atgaagggagaggaggagaagaagg GACTCTCtaaacaggaggacgggctggtcaaAGTACGCCACCAGTCAGATCAAAGTACGCCACCAGTCAGATCAAAGTACGCCACCAGTCAGATCAAAGTACGTCACCAGTCAGATCAAAGTACGCCACCAGTCAGATCAAAGTACGTCACCAGTCAGTTCAAAGTACGCCACCAGTCAGATCAAAGTACGCCACCAGTCAGATCAAAGTACGCCACCAGTCAGATCAAAGTACGCCACCAGTCAGATCAAAGTACGCCACCAGTCAGATCAAAGTACGTCTCCAGTCAGATCAAAGTACGCCACCAGTCAGATCAAAGTACGTCACCAGTCAGTTCAAAGTACGCCACCAGTCAGTTCAAAGTACGCCACCAGTCAGGTCAAAGTACACCTCCAGTCAGTTCAAAGTACGCCACCAGTCAGATCAAAGTACGCCACCAGTCAGGTCAAAGTACACCTCCAGTCAGTTCAAAGTACGCCACCAGTCAGATCAAAGTACGCCTCCAGTCAGTTCAAAGTACACCTCCAGTCAGTTCAAAGTACACCTCCAGTCAGTTCAAAGTACGCCACCAGTCAGTTCAAAGTACGCCACCAGTCAGTTCAAAGTACACCTCCAGTCAGTTCAAAGTATGCCTCCAGTCAGTTCAAAGTACGCCACCAGTCAGTTCAAAGTATGCCTCCAGTCAGTTCAAAGTACGCCTCCAGTCAGTTCAAAGTACGCCTCCAGTCAGTCCAAAGTACGCCTCCAGTCAGATCAAAGTACGCATCCAGTCGCCACCAGTCAGTTCATTGTTTGCCTCCAGTCAGTTCAAAGTACTGACaggag